ATGAACTGGTCGCATTAGGCTGGGGAATGAGTTTTTTATTCATCGCCATTCAGTTTCTGGCCCGTCCCATGAACATCATGGTGTCCAGTATCGGCTCCACCCTTACCTGGCCCGAGCGACACATGCTGGCCTGGATTGCCCCGCGCGGGATTGTGGCGGCAGCTATTTCCGCATTATTTGCCACCCAATTAGAAAAGGCGGGGTTCCCGGATGCCGGGGTACTGGTCCCCCTGACCTTTTTTATTATTATTTCCACGGTCATCGTGCAAAGCGTTACGGCACGCCCTATTGCCCGGTGGCTTAAGGTGGCCGAGCCGACCCCCAACGGTTTTATCATCTTCGGAGCCAATCAATTGGCGCGTGCCATCGGTAAAGCCTTAATGGATCTGGGATTTCAAATTCAGTTGGCTGACACCGGATGGGACCAGGTGATGAAGGCCAAAAACGAAGGTCTGCCCACATATTTCGGCAATCCCGTGTCGGAGCATGCAGACCGTCATATTCAGCTTGTGGGCATCCGGGGGGTACTCGCCCTGTTTCCCCATGAAGCGGCCAACGTGGCCGTCGCCATTCATTATCGCCTGGAGTTCGGGGCAGATAAAATTTATATTCTGCAGTCCCGGCCCGAAGATAACCGGTCCACAGCGGACCGGATGTCCATCGAAAATCATGGCAAAATCCTGTTTGGAGAAGCAGCTTCATATCCTGCGATGGCCACCGATCTGGCCAGGGGTGGGCATATTATCACCACAAAGCTGACGGAAAAATTTACCATGGAGCAATTCACAAAAAAACACGGCGAAAAAGCATTGCCGTTGTTTGCCGTGGACAAAAACAATCGGCTTCATGTGTATGCCCACGAAAGTCAAATCAATCCTGAATCCGGCTGGTCGCTGGTATATATGCTGAAAAATGGAGAAGGCAGTCACTCAGGGACTGGAGAAGATAAACACCCCATTGATCCCGCCCGATTGAAAAAGGGATACAGTGTCTGATTTCAAACGATTAGGTTTTACCCGGCATCTGCCGAATCCATTATTTCTAAATATCTTGAACAACGTGAAGTCACCTCGGATACATCCATCCCAAAATGATTGAGAAGCCGAATCACCTGCAGCGGCCGACAGTGGTCACCGGCCTCAAGTGCTGCAAAATCTTCCGGATCAATATCCAGAAACGCCAATATTTCATCCCGGGTCTTTTTATTTTGCGCCATTCGGGCCACAACATTCATTGTTGCCGTGCAGATATGACATTCCTTAGTATAAAGGGATAGAAACGGCTTATCATTAAACTTCTCGTTCAGCAGTTCTTTAAGAAACATCACGGCTAATTTTCTCCAGTTTTTTTTTAGATATCCGGGACAAAAACTCATCTCGATATGCGATGACCTGATCAATATATTTTTCAGGCACTTTACGTGTATTTTTGAAAAACACATCATACAATACGATGAATTTTTGATAGCAAAAAAAATAGAGTACCCGGATTCGATCCCGGGATAAGGTAAAACGAAGTTCATGAACCCCGTCATGCAGCAAATCCGCATAAGGCCTTGGCAGGGTCGGGCCATGCTCTTCCAGCAGTCCAAGCAGTCTTAACAACTTTACCTGATGCTTCTCAGGACAGGAATTGATAAAGTCCGTAATCGGGCAGGCGTGTTCCATACCATCACAAAAAAGTACTCTCCACTTTGGTTTCATACTCTATCCCTTATCCCACATGCTGCATCTTGACAACAAAAAATCGATATGCTTTAACGTGCAAAACGCGTCAAGAAGACGCATGCAACAAACTGTTTTATAGTACTCATAAAAAATTAACTGAAGCCAAGAAGGTAGAAGTGTCGAAATTTTCGATGCTACGGTCCTTTTTGGCTTTTTTATTTTCTATCTAATTCGTTTTTACTGAAGATATCAGTTTAAATGAAAACAGGAGAAGATGATGAACCAAGGCAAAATTGCCGTACAGGTCTTCTTTGCACTGATGATGTCATGGTCCTGTGATGCCCTGGCAGGAAATGTAAAAAAAGAGATCGAGGCCCCTGTTCATGAGGCAGTGGGAATTGAACAAAAAACCCAAGGCCGGGAGGTCAAATGGCGCGCGGAAAAAGAAAAAAAGACATTGGAGTTTGAAGCCCTGGAAAAAGAACTGGCCATCGTTGAACAGGAACGAAACACGGAAGCGGCCCGGAAAACTGCCCTGATTTCAAACATAAATCAAACGGCAAAGCAGCTTGAGGATATTGCCGAAATCGAAAGGCAAATGTCTCCATTTCTTAACGAATTATTAGACAAAATTAAAACGTTCAACAAACAGGATCTGCCTTTTTTAACGGGCGAGCGTGAAAAAAGAATTCAGGATCTTGAACTGTTAAACGCCAACCCGGAAGTTCCGGTGAGTGAAAAATTCAGAAAATTAATGGAAGCCCTTTTGGTGGAAACCGAATACGGCACAACCATTGAAGTTTATCAGCAGACCATTGCCCTTTCCGGGGAAGAGACCCTGGTCAACATCTTCAGACTGGGCCGGCTGCGGCTTTTTTATCAGACCCTGGATAAACAGCAATGCGGGTTCTTCAACCCGGCCCAAAAGCAATGGCAACCCCTGGAGAATTGCTATCTAAAACCCATCCAGGCTGCCATAGACATGGGTTCCAAGCGCAAACCCGTTGAGATGTTAACCCTGCCCATAGGAAGGATCGTGATCCAATGAAACGCACACCCCAATATATACTATTCACTGTGGTTCCGGCTGTCATGCTGCTTTTCAGCCAGTGGGCATGGGCAAAGGATATGCGGGAGATTCGCATCGAAGCCCAAAAAATTGAACAAGCGATGAAACAAAAAGCTGCGGCTGAGCTGTCTGCCGCCCAAAAGGCCGATAGTGAAAGCCGTCGGCAGATTTTCTCGGACAGATCTAAACTGGACCGGGCCATTGCGGATTTAAAGCGGCGGATTACGACCGTTGAGATAGAACTCAAAGCCCTTAAATCTGAAAATGACGACCTGACGGCACAGGACAACGAATTAACGGTAAAACTGGATGAAGCCCAGGGCACGATTCAGGAATTGTCCGGCGTCATCCGCATGAACGCCAAAGACATACGTTCCCTTCTGGATAACAGCTTTTTAACCGGGGTGTACCAACCCGATACCCAATTTTTATCCACCATGGCAGATCAGTCCGTTATTCCAGCAATGGATCAAATCAAAGCCATGTCGAATCTGCTTTTTGATCAGATTGACCAGGGTGGATCCGTCTGCCTGGAAACCGGAACAATCGTCAACCGCGAAGGAAAGAGACAAAAGGGACCAATTCTCATCATCGGGGCCTTTACAGCAGCATACCAAACGGACAGTGAATCCGGTTTTCTCAACTACGCCCATGGAGAGAAAAAACTGTATGCCCTGTCCAAACTGCCACCCTCGGCCATGCAGAAACAGCTTACCCGGTACATGACAGGAAAAAGTGATGCCGTGCCCATGGATATTTCCCGGGGCGGTGCATTAAACCAGTTAATTCACGACTTAAGCCTGGCGGACCAGATTCCCAAGGGCGGTCCCATTGTCTGGCCCATTCTGGCCATTTTGGCATTGGGCGCATTGATCACCCTGGAACGGGTTTTCTTCATTTTAAAGCGGCAAATCAGCCTTGAAACCGTGTGCAGCAAAATCGAAACCCAGGCCGAAGACCAAAATTGGAATGCCTGTGCCGAAACCTGCGACCAGTACCGTAAAAATCCGGTTATCCGGGTCATCCGGTCGGGGGTTGACAGCCGGAACCGTCCCAGAGAAGACATGGAAAATGCGGTCCAGGAAGCCATTCTCAAAGAGATTCCGCCCATGGAACGCTTTTTATCCACCATGGGTATGCTGGCAGCCATCGCTCCCCTCTTAGGGCTGTTGGGCACTGTCACCGGCATGATCGACACCTTTCATGTCATCACCATGCACGGCACAGGCGATCCGCGCATGATGTCCGGCGGCATTTCCGAGGCCTTGGTGACCACCATGCTGGGCCTGTCCGTGGCCATTCCCATTATGCTCTCCCACACCCTGTTAAGCCGGTCCGTGGAAAACAGTGTGGGCATGATGGAAGAAAAGGCCATGGCGCTGATCAATATCGTCCAGAAATTCAAGGTGGCCTGATGCCGGAATTTCTTTGTGAAAACCTTGAACTGATGAGGGAACTGATCCGGGCCGGCGGTGTGGTCATGGTGCCCCTGGTTATCTTAAGCCTTGTCATGTGGCTGCTGATCCTTGAACGGGCCTTTTTTTTCAGGCGGCTCTACAAAAAAAACATGAACAGCAGCACCGCGCTGTCCCTGGTCCGGGAAAACATCCTGCCCGACCCCAAAATGTACCGCGGAGCCGTCAGTCTTTTGGTCACGGAGTTCATTGGAAACCGCTCGGGTTCCGCCCAGCTGGACCGCCACCTTCTGGATGCCGCAGTGACCCGGATCAACCGGCGCATGACCCGGTCCCTGGCAGTGATCGGGGTTCTGGCAGCCATGGCCCCGCTCATGGGGTTGCTGGGCACCGTCACCGGCATGATCACCACCTTTGATGTTCTGGCCATATTCGGCACAGGCAATGCCAAAGCCATGGCCGGGGGTATCTCAGAATCCCTGATTACCACCCAGACCGGTCTGATTGTGGCCATTCCGGGACTTTACATGAAAGGATTTCTGGACCGGCGTGCCGAACATTTGAGCCAGCGGATCCAGCGGATGGGCTTATACCTGAAAAGGCATCTATAGGAGAGCACCCCCCATGTTAAACGTGTCAGCAAGCAGAAAACATAAAAAAAGTGCGGCGGAGCTGAACATTGCCCCGCTCATTGATATGGTATTTATCCTGTTGATTTTTTTCCTTGTCACTACAAGTTTTGTCAAGGAGACCGGCATTGATGTTTCCCGGCCCACCGCATCAACCGCAACCACCCAAACCAAAGCCACCATCCTCATTGCCGTGGACAGCCAGAACCGGGTCTTCATGGATCACCGGGAGATCGACATCCGGGCGGTCAGAGCCAATACCGAACGGGCCCTGGCCGAAAACCCCGACGGGGCTGTGGTGGTGGTGGCGGACCGCCAATCGGACACCGGCGTGGCCATCCAGGTCATGGACGGGTGCCGCCTGGCCGGGGCATCTAATGTATCTTTAGCCGCAGCACTTCCGGAGGGGCAATGAAAACCATGGAGAAGCCCCTGGGCCTGGCCGGCGGATGGCAGCCTTGGGCCGTGGCATTGGCCGGTACCCTGGCCCTGAATTTGCTGCTTTTTTCCGTTATTCCCAATCTGATGAAACCCCAGGAAGCTGTCTCACTGTCGGGCCCCATGATTCAACAAATCCAGCTCACCCGGCTGCGGCGCTCAACCATTGAACCGGAACAGAAAAAAAAGACGCCCCCGCCCAAGGCCCAACCTAAAAAACAGGTCGCCAAACCCAGGATGAACCGGCAAATCGCCCGGTCTCTTTCCCTGCCCTTTGAAGTCAATCCCCGACTGCCCCAGGGACCGGCCACCATCTCCGTGTCCGAAGTGGTGTCAACGTCCCTGGATAACTTGTCCCTCAACACACTTTTTGACACCGGAGATCTGGATCAGCCCCTGACGGTGATTTCCAGAATTCCGCCGGTGTACCCCTTCCGGGCCAAGGCCAAAGCCATTGAAGGCTGGGTCTCTGTGGAATTTACGGTGAATGAACAGGGCCGTGTGGAGGATATCAAAATCCTGGATGCAGAGCCCAAGAAAATATTTGACGACAGCGTGATGCAGTGCGTTGCTGCCTGGCGGTTCAAGCCGGGCCGGGTCAACCGGGAAATTGTAAAGACCCGGGCCAGAACACGCGTCCGTTTTAAATTAAACTGAGGTGTTTCATGAATCCGATTTTAAGAACTGTCATTGTCATTCTGATTTTTTCCGCCGTGACTGTTTTTCCACTGGAAAAAGCCAAAGCCCAAAGCGATAAAAAAATGCCGATGACTGTTCAGCATCTGCTGATCAATGTCAGGAAAGCCATGGATAAAAATGATTATGCCGGTGCCGTCAAGCTCATCCAGGGGACCCAAGCCAAATCCCAAAGCAAGGCCCCGTGCAGCCATCCCACTGTTTGTCTGGCCCTGGGTAATTGCTTTTTGATGCAAAAAAAAATGCCCAAGGCCGAATCGGCATATCTGACGGCCTTGTCCCTGGATAAAACCTACCTGGATGCCCAGGTCAACCTGGCCAAGGTGTATACGGACACCAACCGGACCGCCAAGGCCGCCGAGGCCTTTTTGGCGGCTTACAAACTATCCGACCCCAAAAATCCAAAATACCTGTACTACAGTGCCGCTATGGCGCTTACCAACGGAAAGACCCAAACGGCAATCCGCCGATTTGAATCTTTGTTTTCCACCCACCCAAGCCAGGTCACCCGGCAATGGCGGGAAAACTATGCCAGTGCCCTGGTTTCGGCCGAACAATGGAAAAAAGCCGCACCTGTGATCAGAACTCTGATTGCCCAATCCAAAGGAGAAAACCGGATTAAATGGCAAGAGACTCTGCTGCAGATTTACCTGACCATTAACAACACCGGCAAAGCCTTGGAGCTTGCCGGCACCCTGAGCCGGCAGACCCCGTCCGAAACCAGGTGGTGGAAGGCCCTGGTCCACATCCATCTGACCAGGGGGGAGTATGCCGACGCCTTTGAGGATCTGATCATCTATAGTTTTGCCACCCCGCTGAACCGGCAGGAAAAAAAACTGTTTGCAGACTTAAGTTTGCAGTTGAACATCCCCGCCCGGGCCGCCCGCATGTATGAAACCCTGATCAGCGAATCGGCCGGGAAAAACGGATCCCCAAATCAAACCAGACAGATGATCAACCGCCTGGTGTGTGCCTACCGGCAGATGGGCCGGGGAGACAAGGCTCTGGCAGTGCTCAATCGATTTGATCCCCAGGCCGGCAATCCGGAACTTTTGCTGCTCAAAGGAGATGTTTTGTACGAGACAAAAAATTATAAGGCGGCAGACAAGGCGTTCAGGACCGCAGCCCGAAAAAATTGCTCCCAAAAGGGACAGGCATGGCTGATGGCCGGGTATGCGGCCTGGCAGTGCAACAATCTTGTTGCCAGCCGCAGCGCGTTTGAACAGGCAGCCCAATTTAAACGCCAGCGCAAGGATGCCCTGGCCGCCATTGCACAACTCAAAAGAAACAGCCGGATGTAATATCAACCTATATAGTGACCGGCAAAATGCCGGAGAACAAAAATTTTAAGGAGGCGGTGTTGAAAAATCACGTACTGAAAAGCTGCACGTTTGCAGCATCCCTGATGTTGATCCTCTTTTGCATAAGCCCGTTGCTGGCAGATGAAAAAAAAGCCGACCAAGATCCGGCGAACTCAAAAGTTCAAGAAATAGAAGAGATGGTTGTAGAAGACGAGGCCCGGGTCCAGGGGTATAAAACAACACCGTCCCAGACCACCATTGAACTTGAAGATATCACATTCATCGGAGAGCCCACCTTTTTGCTGGATGCCATCAAAACCAATGCCATGGTGGATTTCAGAGGGGCATCAGATCTGGACCCCGGGGTAGACAGCGTCTATTTGAACGGGTTTAGTGCCAAGCGGTTTGTCACGGCCATGGACGGTGTGACCCTTCAAAAAACCGGCGGCCGAAAATCAAGCAACATTGTGGACTGGGCCCAACTGCCCTCTTTTTTGCTGGAGTCCGTTGAAATCCTTCCCGGCCCCCATTGCGCCCTGTACGATGCCAAAAGCATCGGCGGGGTGTTAAACATGAAAACAAAAACACCCAAAGAATACGATACCCGGGTACCGCAATTAACGTATACAACAGGATACCGATCATATGATACGTTTTCCAATACCGCAGTACTCCAAGGCGGGGTGGATAAATTTATCTACGATTTTGCATACCAAAATTATATGACCGACGGGTATCTGCGCAACAGTGAAACCGAAACCAACATCGGGTTCGGACGCCTGGGATTAATACTGCCGGGCGATGGATATATCACTGTCTCCGCCTCATTATCAGATATTGACCGGGATTCACCGGTCAATAACCCCGGTTTGACACAAGACGATGAGATAGATGTTGATTCCGGCTACCCGGAGGTGACGGGCAGTGCCTGGGATCCCTGGCAGAATCCCACCTGGGACAGTACGGCCGAAACCTACCGTCTCAACTATACCCAGACCTTGGGGGTTAATCGCCTCAGTTTTGGTGCCTATTACGGTGAAGAAACCCGCGAGCGGGTCTATTTAGACTGGGTAAACTCAAAAGACAAATCCCAAGGGACCGAAATAAGTGCCATGATAACGGACTGGTGGCAGCAGGGCGGCAAGATCATGGACGAAATCAAGTGGGCCGGGGGTGAAACCACCGTTGGTGTCGACTTTACCCAGCTTTTTGACGAGGGGGTTGACGATAGTAAAACCGAGAAAATCCGCAAAAAAGGCGCCTTTGTCCAGCACAAATTCGGTATTGTCCCCCACGTTGACATGACCCTGGGGCTACGGTACGAGGACGTCAATACATGGGTCAGCAACTGGTCCAACGGGAATCCGCACAATGCATATTACGGCAAATATGTGAAACGTGACTTTGATCAGGTCATCCCCAAATCCATGACAACCTGGCAGATGGACCATTTAGGGGGCTGGTTCCGGAACACCACCCTGTCTGCCGGTATCAGTAAAATCTGGCACGCTCCGGATTATCACGGAGATTACAACCCCCAGGGACGGCCCGCCGGCATCACCCTGGAACCGGAGCACGGTATGGGGTATGACCTGATTTTAAACCGCAGGCTCTGGGGCAACGTCAACCTGAAAGCCGGTTACGCATTCTACGACATCAAGGATTTCATCGCCACCAACAGTAAATATGCCCAATATTCAGGCACCGATGCCGGAGCACTACGGTACAGCGACTATAAAATCAACTTGGAGGAGGTCTACCGCCATGGTGTCACCGTTGAGCTGTCGGGCAATGTTACACCGGAACTCTCTTTTTATCTGAGCTGGGCCTGGCAGAAATTTGAAAACCAGGGAGATGAACCTGCCGGCGAGACAGAACTGGACCAGCGGGCCGAGCACCAGGTCGGCATTGGACTGCGCTATGCCTTTAACGAACGAGCAACCCTGATGCTGGATTACACCTACCAGAGTGATGAAACCACAGAGGTCTCCGAAGAGATTGCCGATGATGTCTGGAATTTTCACACGGTGGATATCCCGGCCCACAGTGTTGTCGACTTAGGTTTTGAGTACAAATGCTTTGAACAGCTGGGCTGGCTGAAAAACGGCACAGTGAACGTCTTTATTAAGAACCTGCTGGACGAAGACTACTATGACAGCTCGGGGTATCCGGCCACGGACAGGACAGTGGGCGTCACATTCACAATTAAAATCTAAAGGGAAATATCATGGACATACAAGCAACCACCTGGACATTCTGGGAAGATCAGTGGTTGAAAATCATTGAACGGTCTAAATCTGAACAGCCGGCAGGGTCGGGCTACGCCATGAAAAAATGGGATAACATGGCAAAGGATTTTGCCCAGCGGACCAGCACAGAAAAGGCGTCCGCCAAGCGGGATGCCACACTTAAGCAGCTTGTGGACAAAGGAATCCTGACGCCGGAAACCCGGGTCCTGGACATCGGCGCAGGCCCGGGCTCCTGGGCCCTGCCCATGGCCAAAATCTGTGCCCATGTCACCGCCCTTGAACCCTCGGGCGGCATGATCGACATCATGTCTGAACGCATTGAACAAGAAAAGGTCAACAATATTACCATCGTCCAGAACACCTGGCAGGAGACGAATTTGGCCGAACAGGGATGGGGAAAGGCATTTGATCTGGTCTGTTCACGAAGACCGCAGAACCACGCCAGGAGAGCTGGATGACATTTAAACCGGCGAAACATAACCTGTTTAAGTGCCTGGCTGCCCTGGCGTTATGTCTGTTTCTTCTGGTGCCCGCACTTCATGCCGAAACCGACCAGGTAGCGGTCATCCGCCTGGGCGGCGGGGACTGGGGGTATCCCTCCCCCTACGCCCATTACCCCAGAGGCCCCGGGGGATTTAAAATGTGCCTGATCTTTGACAGTCTGCTGGAACGCGGCGACCATGGCCTGATCCCCTGGCTGGCCACATCCTGGCAGGTTGAAGATCACGGGAAAGCCTATATATTCACGATTCGCCAGGGGGTCAAATGGCATGACGGCACCCCCATGACACCCGAAGATGTGGCCTTTTCCATGGAATATGCCACCCGCTTCCCCATGACCTGGTCCTATGTGTTTGACCGGATCGACCGGGTTGAGATCCTTGAAGGCAACAGAATCAAGGTAATTTTGAAAACGCCCACCGCATCCATGCTTTCCAGTCTGGGCACCAGCCGTATCATCCCAAAACACATTTGGGAAAAGGTGGACAATCCCAAACCCTTTACAAAACCTGAGGCCGTGATCGGTACAGGTCCGTATCGGCTCACCGCCTACAGCCGGGAGCACGGCACCTACCGCTTTGAGAAGTTTAAAGATTTCTGGGGACCGGCCGTCCGGGTCAAACGCCTGGAGTTCATCCCGGTCAGTGAACCCATCCTGGCCTACCAGAAGCATGAAATAGACATGATCCGGGTCTCCCCGGATCTTTTGCCCAGATTCCAAAACAACCTCGAACATAAAATCCTTAAAAGTCCAGGATTCTGGGGATACCGGCTGCTGTTCAACCGCAATCTTCCCGGGCCGGCCCGGATGGTTCAGGTCCGCCGGGCCTTTGCCTATGCCGTTGACCTTGGGGAACTTGTGGCCAAGGTGGCCCGGGGCGCGGCCCTGCCTGGCCGGGCAGGTATTCTGCCGCCGGATCATGTCATGGCCGCCCAAAACGTAAAATCCTATGATTTTGATCCCCAAAAGGCAGGCAGACTTTTAGACCAGGCCGGGTTTACCCGGACCGGCAGCGCTATCCGGACAGGACCTGACGGCAAGCCCCTTGCCTTTGATCTATTATGTTCGAGCCGCGAAGTCCGGATGGCGCAAATTTTAAAACAGCGCCTGGCTGCCGTGGGAGTAGAGATTCAGATCAAAAGCTGCAACGGTAAAACCAGGGACAGCCGGGTCAGGAATCAAAACTACGATTTGGCCATTATCGGCCACGGCGGATGGGGAAATGATCCGGACTATCTGATTGCCCACTGCACAGGAGACATAAAAAAATCCAGCTCGCCGTCGGCGTCCGGTGGTTCTGGATTGGCCTCTCCGGCCTTGACGGAACTGCTGCAATCCCAGCGATCCCAGACCGATCCTGAAAAACGGCGGGAGATGATTGTTAAAATCCAGCAGATGGCCGCAGAAGAGGTGCCTGAAATCCCCTTGTTTTATACTATGGGATACACCGTGTTCCGGCCGGGTAAGTATGACGGATGGATGTTCATGTTTGACCATCACAGTTTGGAACACAGCAAGCTGTCCTATTTAGATTGGAAAGCATGGCCCTGATATGAAATCAAATAAAACAGCCGTATCCGGCAGCGTGATTTCATACCTGGTTACGGTATGGGTGATTATTACCCTGAACTTTCTGTTGCCGAGAATGATGCCGGGCGACCCATTTGTTCATCTGTCCGGGGATGAAGGTGAAGACCTGCCGGAATTCACCGAGGCCCAGAAGACATTTTATATGGAACAGTATGGATTTGATGATCCCTTACCAGTCCAGTATGCCCGATATATCGTTAAGCTTGCCCACGGGGATCTTGGGAAATCGGTCTATTTTAACAGCTCCGTGGCAGGGATTCTTGCCCGGCGGTTAGCCTGGACCCTGGGCCTTGTGATCGCAGCCGTAACGCTTTCCACGATCATCGGCACATTTCTGGGCGTGGTGTCGGCGGCCTTGCGACATCAATGGGCCGACCGCCTTTTATTTGTCGGCCTGATCCTTATTTCCGAAATTCCGGCCTTTCTTACGGGGCTGGTGATTCTTTTTATCTTTGCCGCTGCCCTGGACCTGTTTCCCTTGTCGGGGGCCATGTCTCATTTCACAGGCCAAATGACGATAATGGAAAAAGTGGGCGACATTGCAAAGCATGCGGCGTTGCCCGCGGCAACGCTGACACTGGCCCGTCTGGGCGGCGTTTATCTTCTGGCCAGAAACAGCCTTGTAACCGTTCTGGAAAAGGATTTCATGGTCACGGCCCGGGCCAAGGGGCTGACAAAAATCAGGATATTTTGGCGCCATGCCCTGCGCAACGCCCTGCTGCCCATTGTCACCCGGGTGTTTATGAGCCTTGGGGGGCTGGTGGGCGGGGCCATCCTGGTGGAAAATGTATTCAACTATCCGGGATTAGGCAAGCTGCTGCGTGAATCGGTCATGATCCAGGACTATCCGTTGATCCAGGGCATATTCCTTTTGGTGACCCTGGCGGTTTTATCCGCCAATTTTATGGCAGACATTGTCTACCGTCGGCTGGACCCCAGGGTGGGCGAACAAGCACCGATCAAGGGACAACGGCTGGTGAAAGTATGAATGTTGCTTTTTTGCCCAGGCTTTTTTCCCGGATGACCCCTTCGGGCCGTGCCGGCGCTTTTGTTCTGACGGCCGTCATCTTCCTGGCCCTGGCAGCGCCACTGGTCTGTTCCCATTCTCACCAACAGATGTCGGGTCCGGCCCTAATTCCGCCTGGCCCGGAACATATCATGGGGACGGACGAACTGGGGGTCGATCTGTGGGCCCAGATCTGCCACGGCGCAAGAATCAGCCTGATTGTAGGCATCGGCACGGCACTGGCCGCAGGATTGGGCGGGGGCATTGCAGGGATTGTGTCCGGATATACCGGCGGCATTACCGACATGGTCATCATGCGCATGGTGGACGTTTTCCTGGTGCTGCCGGACCTGCCGGTGATGATTGTGCTGGCCGCCTTTTTCGGACCCAGCCTGATCTCCATCGTCCTGGTGCTCTCCTGTTTTTCATGGGTTCATACGGCCAGAATTGTTCGGTCCAGGGTGCTGGCCTTAAAACAGCGGCAGTACATCCGGGCCGCCGAGCTGAACGGTGCATCCGCATTTTACCTGATCCGCCGCCATTTTCTGCCCGAGGTGTTTCCCCTGGCCGCCGTGAGCATGATCCGGCTCACCGGCCGGGCCATTGTGGCCGAGGCAGGGCTCTCCTTTTTAGGGTTGGGTGATCCCGCCTCCGGGTCATGGGGACTGATCCTTCACCATGCCACCTCTTTTGCCGGCATCTATTATACCCGGTTCTGGCAATGGTGGATGCTGTTTCCCTGGCTTGCCCTGACCCTAATGGTGGTCAGCCTGGCTTTGGTCAGCCGGGACATGGAAAAAATTGCAGATCCCCGGTTGGGAAAAAGGAGTTAACCATTGACCGTTGAAC
Above is a window of uncultured Desulfobacter sp. DNA encoding:
- a CDS encoding tetratricopeptide repeat protein; the protein is MNPILRTVIVILIFSAVTVFPLEKAKAQSDKKMPMTVQHLLINVRKAMDKNDYAGAVKLIQGTQAKSQSKAPCSHPTVCLALGNCFLMQKKMPKAESAYLTALSLDKTYLDAQVNLAKVYTDTNRTAKAAEAFLAAYKLSDPKNPKYLYYSAAMALTNGKTQTAIRRFESLFSTHPSQVTRQWRENYASALVSAEQWKKAAPVIRTLIAQSKGENRIKWQETLLQIYLTINNTGKALELAGTLSRQTPSETRWWKALVHIHLTRGEYADAFEDLIIYSFATPLNRQEKKLFADLSLQLNIPARAARMYETLISESAGKNGSPNQTRQMINRLVCAYRQMGRGDKALAVLNRFDPQAGNPELLLLKGDVLYETKNYKAADKAFRTAARKNCSQKGQAWLMAGYAAWQCNNLVASRSAFEQAAQFKRQRKDALAAIAQLKRNSRM
- a CDS encoding TonB-dependent receptor, encoding MLKNHVLKSCTFAASLMLILFCISPLLADEKKADQDPANSKVQEIEEMVVEDEARVQGYKTTPSQTTIELEDITFIGEPTFLLDAIKTNAMVDFRGASDLDPGVDSVYLNGFSAKRFVTAMDGVTLQKTGGRKSSNIVDWAQLPSFLLESVEILPGPHCALYDAKSIGGVLNMKTKTPKEYDTRVPQLTYTTGYRSYDTFSNTAVLQGGVDKFIYDFAYQNYMTDGYLRNSETETNIGFGRLGLILPGDGYITVSASLSDIDRDSPVNNPGLTQDDEIDVDSGYPEVTGSAWDPWQNPTWDSTAETYRLNYTQTLGVNRLSFGAYYGEETRERVYLDWVNSKDKSQGTEISAMITDWWQQGGKIMDEIKWAGGETTVGVDFTQLFDEGVDDSKTEKIRKKGAFVQHKFGIVPHVDMTLGLRYEDVNTWVSNWSNGNPHNAYYGKYVKRDFDQVIPKSMTTWQMDHLGGWFRNTTLSAGISKIWHAPDYHGDYNPQGRPAGITLEPEHGMGYDLILNRRLWGNVNLKAGYAFYDIKDFIATNSKYAQYSGTDAGALRYSDYKINLEEVYRHGVTVELSGNVTPELSFYLSWAWQKFENQGDEPAGETELDQRAEHQVGIGLRYAFNERATLMLDYTYQSDETTEVSEEIADDVWNFHTVDIPAHSVVDLGFEYKCFEQLGWLKNGTVNVFIKNLLDEDYYDSSGYPATDRTVGVTFTIKI
- a CDS encoding methyltransferase domain-containing protein, with the protein product MDIQATTWTFWEDQWLKIIERSKSEQPAGSGYAMKKWDNMAKDFAQRTSTEKASAKRDATLKQLVDKGILTPETRVLDIGAGPGSWALPMAKICAHVTALEPSGGMIDIMSERIEQEKVNNITIVQNTWQETNLAEQGWGKAFDLVCSRRPQNHARRAG
- a CDS encoding ABC transporter substrate-binding protein; this translates as MTFKPAKHNLFKCLAALALCLFLLVPALHAETDQVAVIRLGGGDWGYPSPYAHYPRGPGGFKMCLIFDSLLERGDHGLIPWLATSWQVEDHGKAYIFTIRQGVKWHDGTPMTPEDVAFSMEYATRFPMTWSYVFDRIDRVEILEGNRIKVILKTPTASMLSSLGTSRIIPKHIWEKVDNPKPFTKPEAVIGTGPYRLTAYSREHGTYRFEKFKDFWGPAVRVKRLEFIPVSEPILAYQKHEIDMIRVSPDLLPRFQNNLEHKILKSPGFWGYRLLFNRNLPGPARMVQVRRAFAYAVDLGELVAKVARGAALPGRAGILPPDHVMAAQNVKSYDFDPQKAGRLLDQAGFTRTGSAIRTGPDGKPLAFDLLCSSREVRMAQILKQRLAAVGVEIQIKSCNGKTRDSRVRNQNYDLAIIGHGGWGNDPDYLIAHCTGDIKKSSSPSASGGSGLASPALTELLQSQRSQTDPEKRREMIVKIQQMAAEEVPEIPLFYTMGYTVFRPGKYDGWMFMFDHHSLEHSKLSYLDWKAWP
- a CDS encoding ABC transporter permease, with the protein product MKSNKTAVSGSVISYLVTVWVIITLNFLLPRMMPGDPFVHLSGDEGEDLPEFTEAQKTFYMEQYGFDDPLPVQYARYIVKLAHGDLGKSVYFNSSVAGILARRLAWTLGLVIAAVTLSTIIGTFLGVVSAALRHQWADRLLFVGLILISEIPAFLTGLVILFIFAAALDLFPLSGAMSHFTGQMTIMEKVGDIAKHAALPAATLTLARLGGVYLLARNSLVTVLEKDFMVTARAKGLTKIRIFWRHALRNALLPIVTRVFMSLGGLVGGAILVENVFNYPGLGKLLRESVMIQDYPLIQGIFLLVTLAVLSANFMADIVYRRLDPRVGEQAPIKGQRLVKV